In one window of Acanthopagrus latus isolate v.2019 chromosome 15, fAcaLat1.1, whole genome shotgun sequence DNA:
- the LOC119033242 gene encoding prolyl-tRNA synthetase associated domain-containing protein 1-like, with the protein MSADLRTQLEKHLEALDIQTTCVDHPPVFTVEEMMPHLQDVGGAVTKNLFLKDKKKKGLWLVSARHDRQVNLNDLAKKLGVGSGNLRFADEAAMLEKLKVGQGCATALALLFDEDQSVKFVLDRDLVEGGHQMVYFHPMTNAATMGLRPDDLLRFLRETGHEPILENFE; encoded by the exons ATGTCAGCAGATCTGCGGACGCAGCTGGAGAAACATCTGGAGGCGCTGGACATCCAGACGACCTGTGTGGACCATCCGCCG GTGTTCACGGTGGAGGAGATGATGCCTCACCTGCAGGACGTGGGCGGAGCCGTCACAAAGAACCTCTTCctgaaggacaagaagaagaaaggccTGTGGCTGGTGTCGGCCCGCCACGACCGCCAG GTGAACCTCAACGACCTCGCCAAGAAGCTCGGTGTTGGCAGCGGCAACCTGCGCTTTGCAGACGAGGCGGccatgttggagaagctaaag GTGGGTCAGGGCTGTGCGACGGCTCTCGCTCTGCTCTTCGATGAGGACCAGAGTGTGAAGTTCGTTCTGGACCGGGACCTGGTGGAGGGAGGCCACCAGATGGTCTATTTCCACCCCATGACCAATGCCGCCACCATGGGGCTCCGACCAGACGACCTGCTGCGCTTCCTCAGGGAGACGGGACACGAACCCATCCTGGAGAACTTCGAGTAG